The window TCAGAACGGTAATAGAATCTATTTGGTTCGTCTTCAGCATTATATCTGTAATCTAAATCTACATTTGTATATTTTTTATTTACTGCTTCAGAGATGTTGTGTAAGTCTGTACTTAATTTATCTGAACCAATTAAATATACATAATTTGGATTTCCTTTGTGAGCTGCATCAACTCTACCAATCATATCAATATTTAAATCGGTAACTGTGTTTGCTAAAGGAAAAAGTGGGTTTTCAGAATAGTATTTAGAACCTAATAATCCTTTTTCTTCACCAGTTACGTGTAAAAATAACATTGAACGTTTTGGGCCTTTTCCTGCATCAGCAGCTTTTTTAAATGCTTCAGCAATTTCTAACATTGCAACTGTTCCAGAACCATCATCATCGGCTCCGTTATAGATTTCTCCATTTTTTATACCTTCATGATCTAAATGTGCAGAAATAACTACAATTTCATCAGGCTTTTCAGTTCCTTTAATAAAAGCAACTACATTTTCGGAAGCTTTTAATTTTCCTCTTCTTGCGTTTTTGTTTAACCATTCTGCAGGAACTTCTTGAAAATAATCATCACCACCAATTGGAGATTTAATTCCTTGGTTTACATAGAAGTTTTTTAAATACTCAACAGCTTTTTTCTGTCCAGGTTCACCTGTATTTCTTCCTTCAAATTCATCTGAAGCATATACAAATAGGTGATTTCCTAAATCTTTAGCTGTAATTGTAGCTGCGTATTTTTGTGCTTGATCTACGTTTGCATCGTTGTCTGATTTTGATGCTTCTTTACCAGATCCACATGCCATAAAAGCCAATGCGCAAGCTGAGTATAATAATTTTTTCATGTTGTTTTGTTGCGTTTAATTTACTTGGTTAAATGTAACTTTTAGTTACTTAAGTGTCAAATTTAATTCTTCTTAATGACGAATTGTTCTAAATTTTTGTTAAAATGAATTAATTTTTTAGGGAATAATGTATCAAATGCATTTTTATTTATCAATTCCT of the Tenacibaculum todarodis genome contains:
- a CDS encoding M28 family metallopeptidase, which gives rise to MKKLLYSACALAFMACGSGKEASKSDNDANVDQAQKYAATITAKDLGNHLFVYASDEFEGRNTGEPGQKKAVEYLKNFYVNQGIKSPIGGDDYFQEVPAEWLNKNARRGKLKASENVVAFIKGTEKPDEIVVISAHLDHEGIKNGEIYNGADDDGSGTVAMLEIAEAFKKAADAGKGPKRSMLFLHVTGEEKGLLGSKYYSENPLFPLANTVTDLNIDMIGRVDAAHKGNPNYVYLIGSDKLSTDLHNISEAVNKKYTNVDLDYRYNAEDEPNRFYYRSDHYNFAKHGIPIIFYFNGTHADYHKPSDTPDKINYEMLEKRTRLVFHTAWEVANREARIVVDGVENR